The genomic stretch GACTATCTGGCCTACTCCCTGATGGATACGATCATTGATAATTATATCCATATCATTGAGCGTCTGGGAGAACAGATCGAAGATATCGAAGTTGAAATTCTGGATAACCCCGGTAAGTCTGCTCTGACAAAGATCAACATATATAAAAGAGAATTGAACTACCTGCGCAAGTCGATCCGGCCTGCCAGAGAATTCATTCTGCAGTTGAGCCGACATGAATCGGATCTGATTCATGAAGATACTAGGCCCTATCTCAAAGATCTCCTGGACCTATCCACACAAGCCGTAGAAATCATTGATACCTACAGGGATATGCTGACAGACCACCTTGAAATCTACAATACCCTGGTCAACAACCGGCTCAATGAGATCATGAAGGTACTGACCATATTCTCTGCCGTCTTTATCCCCCTGACCTTCATTGCCGGAATTTACGGAACCAATTTTGAATATCTTCCTGAGTTAAAATTCAGGTATGCCTACTTCATTTTCTGGGGTGTTCTCATTGTTGTAGCAATGACGATGCTTCGTTATTTCAAAAAGAAGAAATGGCTGTAGAAAGAAGTTCTTAACCCCTCCTCTGCAGGACAGCCTCAACCGGGGACAAGATGGTCTGACCGCCTTTTGCCAGGAATCGTTCCCTTGCCAGCAATGAGACATGCAGTTCCACGCAGGCATCTTCATAGCTGATGCCCAGCAGCTGAGAGACAATCCTGCTGCCCCGATCAATCAGTTTCTTATTGGTCGGGTCCAGCTGGATCATCCAGTTCTGTCTGATCCGGCCCATCATCGCCATGGTGCCCGTACTGACTCCGTTAAAAATAAGCTTTACAGCTAAATGCTGCCACAGGGAGATCGGACTTTCGGAGAGGGACAAGGGGACACTGATATCAGCATTGTGCCCGGAGAGGGGTGTCCCGATATGCAGAGTCTTGTGGGAGGGTACAGAATCCTTCAAGTCCGCCAGCTGATCCACAAAAACATGGAGGTAGAGGAATGGGTCCTTCTCCCTGCGGCTGAGATCCTTTTCGTTCCCGATGGAATAACGGCTAATTTCAACAGCATCCAACACGGGGGGATTCTTCCCGGCATATTCCGGGGCATTCATATCCTGATAATCCTGTTTAGTCCAATTCAGTCCGCGGGGACGGCGGCGGAGCATATGAATCCAGGCCTCGTCACTGGGACGTGCCGGGTCCTTGGCAAAAGCCCAGGACACGGGAGATGTTCTGTCGTCGCCAGCCCGGAAGGGAGGAACCATAAAGGTGGGAGAGCGTTCTGAGGTGTCGCTGAAAATATCCAAAAGATAACTTGTGGCCAGGTAGGTCAGGCGCCCTCCCTTCCTGTAAATAGATTCTTCGGCTTCGGCCCATTGAGCCATTCCATCCAGACAGGAGGGGGAGCATAAATCTTTGATCAGAAGGGCAAAGCCATCGGCATATTCCAGAGGGTCCACGCGGATGGAATCTTCCGGTCCAGACACGGCCTTTTGCAGTCCGATCTCCATGGCCGCTCCGATGATCAGCATTTCCATGGTGGTAGCCTGCATCCTTGTAGAGCCCGACAAGGCCATGGAGCCTGTATACAGATCCAGAACAGTCACATCATCCGCATCCAGAACTCGTTTACAGCGATCCAGTTTGGATCTAAGGATGGAGGCAGGATTATTGAAGGCTAGAAAAACGGTACATTGTCTCCTCTGCCCTTCCCTCAGGGTACCCAGAACCGATGAT from Oceanispirochaeta sp. encodes the following:
- a CDS encoding CorA family divalent cation transporter, producing DYLAYSLMDTIIDNYIHIIERLGEQIEDIEVEILDNPGKSALTKINIYKRELNYLRKSIRPAREFILQLSRHESDLIHEDTRPYLKDLLDLSTQAVEIIDTYRDMLTDHLEIYNTLVNNRLNEIMKVLTIFSAVFIPLTFIAGIYGTNFEYLPELKFRYAYFIFWGVLIVVAMTMLRYFKKKKWL
- a CDS encoding sugar phosphate isomerase is translated as MTDYNKYAADDTLIMKAKVKAAAFIKDETQFHLGFLPTEQSHPYTRNLSSVIQRDTKEGLKLIFDVDRDLPPVARRIFLSEPFENLCLAFEEAARFNRRVCFTGCGSTGRLSMMLEEMWRQFWEDRDGVNPGDSVRVSVKNENQNKADLACSIMTGGDRALIRSVENFEDYEAFGARQVQDLHLQAKDLLIAISEGGETSSVLGTLREGQRRQCTVFLAFNNPASILRSKLDRCKRVLDADDVTVLDLYTGSMALSGSTRMQATTMEMLIIGAAMEIGLQKAVSGPEDSIRVDPLEYADGFALLIKDLCSPSCLDGMAQWAEAEESIYRKGGRLTYLATSYLLDIFSDTSERSPTFMVPPFRAGDDRTSPVSWAFAKDPARPSDEAWIHMLRRRPRGLNWTKQDYQDMNAPEYAGKNPPVLDAVEISRYSIGNEKDLSRREKDPFLYLHVFVDQLADLKDSVPSHKTLHIGTPLSGHNADISVPLSLSESPISLWQHLAVKLIFNGVSTGTMAMMGRIRQNWMIQLDPTNKKLIDRGSRIVSQLLGISYEDACVELHVSLLARERFLAKGGQTILSPVEAVLQRRG